One window of the Benincasa hispida cultivar B227 chromosome 3, ASM972705v1, whole genome shotgun sequence genome contains the following:
- the LOC120073196 gene encoding protein SPT2 homolog isoform X2, with product MEHSMEDYEGYEEYDEYEDDDQMDEEQEEEYEEVEDPKPTKEEIEYLELRQRLKEKIRRQSKKDGSSHLKSNDRKKLPYDNFGSFFGPSQPVISQRVIQESKSLLENQHLASRVSDHVHGNKKSQGSNSVASKPRVPPKKQTKVQKLKDTRDYSFLFSEDANVPAPTKESSRSVYAPSTEARSAQVPMKSKQPLGNPRQNIHAGHKDKKSVPINGQMQSKNKSGSSGNPNLSMMKAKKQLGNSCNGNGPGRPMGNNNGSGPGRPIGNSNNGHGPGRPMGNSSNVNGPGRPLGNSNNGNGPGRPMVAPKASSAVMQKKPSLPGTKNSAPGVHKPLPSKKLEDKRNDMRPPAKAKVAPSRPVSSSRPQISKAPTQRQVPSRLAVNDQRPKKRPARRYSDEEDDAEGDEAISLIRKMFGYNPAKFSRDDDDSDMEANFDDIVMEEKRSAKIARKEDEEQLRLIQEEEERERRARIKRLKRAKGSS from the exons ATGGAACATTCCATGGAAGATTATGAGGGGTATGAAGAATATGACGAATATGAAGATGATGATCAAATGGATGAAGAACAGGAGGAGGAATATGAAGAGGTGGAGGACCCTAAGCCTACCAAGGAAGAAATAGAATATCTTGAATTAAGGCAAagactaaaagaaaaaattagaaGGCAGTCGAAAAAAGACGGCAGCTCTCACTTGAAGTCCAATGATAGGAAGAAGCTTCCTTATGACAA TTTTGGGTCATTCTTTGGACCTTCTCAACCTGTCATTTCTCAAAGAGTAATTCAAGAAAGCAAGTCATTATTAGAAAACCAGCACTTGGCATCTAGGGTTTCTGACCACGTTCATGGT AATAAGAAGAGCCAAGGTTCAAACAGTGTAGCCTCCAAACCTAGGGTTCCACCGAAG AAGCAAACTAAAGTTCAAAAGCTAAAGGACACCAGGGACTACTCCTTTCTATTTTCCGAGGATGCAAATGTTCCTGCTCCTACAAAAGAGTCCTCAAGAAGTGTTTATGCTCCAAGTACTG AGGCACGTTCAGCTCAGGTTCCCATGAAAAGTAAGCAGCCTCTTGGTAATCCTCGCCAGAATATTCATGCTGGTCATAAAGATAAGAAATCTGTTCCTATCAATGGGCAAATGCAGTCCAAAAACAAGTCAGGATCTTCTGGCAATCCGAATTTGTCTATGATGAAGGCTAAGAAACAATTGGGTAATAGCTGCAACGGAAATGGTCCTGGTCGGCCAATGGGAAATAACAATGGGAGTGGTCCTGGTCGGCCAATTGGAAATAGCAACAATGGGCATGGCCCTGGCCGGCCGATGGGTAATAGCAGCAACGTGAATGGTCCTGGCCGGCCACTAGGTAATAGCAACAATGGAAATGGTCCTGGTCGGCCAATGGTGGCACCAAAAGCCTCATCTGCTGTCATGCAGAAGAAGCCTTCTCTACCAGGTACAAAGAATTCTGCACCTGGTGTGCACAAGCCATTGCCGTCAAAAAAGCTAGAAGATAAGAGGAATGACATGCGCCCACCTGCTAAGGCCAAAGTAGCACCGAGTCGGCCAGTATCATCTTCAAGACCTCAG ATTAGTAAGGCACCGACACAAAGACAAGTTCCATCACGTCTGGCTGTGAATGATCAGCGACCGAAGAAGAGGCCTGCAAGACGATACTCTGATGAGGAGGATGATGCAGAGGGTGATGAAGCGATTAGTCTAATTAGAAAAATGTTCGG ATATAATCCTGCAAAATTTTCCCGTGATGATGATGATAGCGATATGGAGGCCAATTTCGACGATATTGTGATGGAGGAGAAAAGAAG TGCAAAAATAGCAAGGAAGGAGGATGAAGAGCAACTTCGTCTGatccaggaagaagaagaacggGAGAGGCGTGCGAGAATAAAAAGGCTTAAAAGAGCGAAGGGCAGCAGTTAG
- the LOC120073196 gene encoding protein SPT2 homolog isoform X1, producing the protein MEHSMEDYEGYEEYDEYEDDDQMDEEQEEEYEEVEDPKPTKEEIEYLELRQRLKEKIRRQSKKDGSSHLKSNDRKKLPYDNFGSFFGPSQPVISQRVIQESKSLLENQHLASRVSDHVHGNKKSQGSNSVASKPRVPPKVVNEKQTKVQKLKDTRDYSFLFSEDANVPAPTKESSRSVYAPSTEARSAQVPMKSKQPLGNPRQNIHAGHKDKKSVPINGQMQSKNKSGSSGNPNLSMMKAKKQLGNSCNGNGPGRPMGNNNGSGPGRPIGNSNNGHGPGRPMGNSSNVNGPGRPLGNSNNGNGPGRPMVAPKASSAVMQKKPSLPGTKNSAPGVHKPLPSKKLEDKRNDMRPPAKAKVAPSRPVSSSRPQISKAPTQRQVPSRLAVNDQRPKKRPARRYSDEEDDAEGDEAISLIRKMFGYNPAKFSRDDDDSDMEANFDDIVMEEKRSAKIARKEDEEQLRLIQEEEERERRARIKRLKRAKGSS; encoded by the exons ATGGAACATTCCATGGAAGATTATGAGGGGTATGAAGAATATGACGAATATGAAGATGATGATCAAATGGATGAAGAACAGGAGGAGGAATATGAAGAGGTGGAGGACCCTAAGCCTACCAAGGAAGAAATAGAATATCTTGAATTAAGGCAAagactaaaagaaaaaattagaaGGCAGTCGAAAAAAGACGGCAGCTCTCACTTGAAGTCCAATGATAGGAAGAAGCTTCCTTATGACAA TTTTGGGTCATTCTTTGGACCTTCTCAACCTGTCATTTCTCAAAGAGTAATTCAAGAAAGCAAGTCATTATTAGAAAACCAGCACTTGGCATCTAGGGTTTCTGACCACGTTCATGGT AATAAGAAGAGCCAAGGTTCAAACAGTGTAGCCTCCAAACCTAGGGTTCCACCGAAGGTTGTAAATGAG AAGCAAACTAAAGTTCAAAAGCTAAAGGACACCAGGGACTACTCCTTTCTATTTTCCGAGGATGCAAATGTTCCTGCTCCTACAAAAGAGTCCTCAAGAAGTGTTTATGCTCCAAGTACTG AGGCACGTTCAGCTCAGGTTCCCATGAAAAGTAAGCAGCCTCTTGGTAATCCTCGCCAGAATATTCATGCTGGTCATAAAGATAAGAAATCTGTTCCTATCAATGGGCAAATGCAGTCCAAAAACAAGTCAGGATCTTCTGGCAATCCGAATTTGTCTATGATGAAGGCTAAGAAACAATTGGGTAATAGCTGCAACGGAAATGGTCCTGGTCGGCCAATGGGAAATAACAATGGGAGTGGTCCTGGTCGGCCAATTGGAAATAGCAACAATGGGCATGGCCCTGGCCGGCCGATGGGTAATAGCAGCAACGTGAATGGTCCTGGCCGGCCACTAGGTAATAGCAACAATGGAAATGGTCCTGGTCGGCCAATGGTGGCACCAAAAGCCTCATCTGCTGTCATGCAGAAGAAGCCTTCTCTACCAGGTACAAAGAATTCTGCACCTGGTGTGCACAAGCCATTGCCGTCAAAAAAGCTAGAAGATAAGAGGAATGACATGCGCCCACCTGCTAAGGCCAAAGTAGCACCGAGTCGGCCAGTATCATCTTCAAGACCTCAG ATTAGTAAGGCACCGACACAAAGACAAGTTCCATCACGTCTGGCTGTGAATGATCAGCGACCGAAGAAGAGGCCTGCAAGACGATACTCTGATGAGGAGGATGATGCAGAGGGTGATGAAGCGATTAGTCTAATTAGAAAAATGTTCGG ATATAATCCTGCAAAATTTTCCCGTGATGATGATGATAGCGATATGGAGGCCAATTTCGACGATATTGTGATGGAGGAGAAAAGAAG TGCAAAAATAGCAAGGAAGGAGGATGAAGAGCAACTTCGTCTGatccaggaagaagaagaacggGAGAGGCGTGCGAGAATAAAAAGGCTTAAAAGAGCGAAGGGCAGCAGTTAG